Proteins encoded within one genomic window of Balneolaceae bacterium:
- a CDS encoding nicotinate phosphoribosyltransferase, whose amino-acid sequence MIDYTPTYTDQYQLTMAQVYFNKGLRDETAIFDYFFRKLPFDGGYAIFAGLEDLLKALEDFQFTDEDIQFLKRKNFDNKFIEYLQSFEFSGDIYASKEGDLIFPNRPVISVEAPLPEAQILETMVLNILNYQSLIATKASRMRLSAGDDKKLVDFGLRRAPGLGGYSASRAAIIGGYDATSNVRTGRDYDIPIAGTMAHSFIQRYDDELSAFRDFAEVRSDDCVLLVDTYDTLQSGVPNAIKVGKEMEERGEKMKGIRLDSGDLAWLAKRSRKMLDDAGLDYVKIAASNQLDEYVIKSLLDQGAPIDLFGVGTSLVTGRPDAALDGVYKLSYANSKPRLKLSENVEKINLPGKKKVYRLIKNGEFYGGDVVAFADEKKDDIKTMHHISDSTKSIRLDQFEKEPLLSKVVKNGDRQTEPKDLNEIAEFSRTQLDKLPYEFKRFENPHIYKIGLSKALKEKRDRLVDHYKEKAETVI is encoded by the coding sequence ATGATTGATTATACACCCACCTATACCGATCAGTATCAACTGACGATGGCGCAAGTCTATTTTAATAAAGGGTTGAGAGATGAAACTGCTATATTTGATTATTTTTTTCGAAAACTGCCTTTTGACGGCGGTTATGCTATCTTCGCCGGCCTGGAAGACCTTCTAAAAGCTCTTGAAGATTTTCAATTCACAGATGAGGATATTCAATTTCTGAAGAGGAAAAACTTTGATAATAAGTTCATCGAATATCTGCAATCATTTGAGTTTAGCGGGGATATCTATGCATCAAAAGAAGGCGACCTGATTTTTCCAAACCGGCCAGTTATTAGTGTTGAAGCCCCGCTACCGGAAGCACAGATCCTGGAAACGATGGTACTCAATATTTTGAATTATCAGTCGCTCATTGCCACTAAGGCAAGTCGCATGCGGTTATCAGCCGGGGATGATAAAAAGCTGGTAGATTTTGGGCTCAGGCGGGCACCCGGACTTGGCGGATATTCAGCAAGCCGGGCGGCTATCATTGGCGGCTATGACGCAACGAGTAATGTGAGAACCGGGCGTGATTACGATATTCCCATTGCCGGAACCATGGCTCATTCATTTATCCAGCGATATGATGATGAACTTTCTGCCTTCCGCGATTTTGCTGAAGTTCGTTCTGATGATTGCGTACTACTTGTAGATACCTACGATACGCTTCAAAGCGGAGTGCCCAATGCTATAAAAGTTGGAAAAGAGATGGAAGAGCGGGGTGAAAAGATGAAAGGTATCCGTCTGGACAGCGGTGACCTCGCATGGCTTGCCAAGCGATCCCGGAAAATGCTGGACGACGCCGGACTGGATTATGTGAAAATTGCCGCATCTAACCAACTTGATGAATATGTAATCAAAAGCCTTCTGGATCAAGGCGCTCCTATTGATCTGTTTGGCGTGGGTACCAGCTTGGTAACCGGCCGTCCCGATGCAGCGCTCGATGGCGTTTATAAACTGTCTTATGCCAATTCTAAACCCCGTCTAAAACTGTCTGAGAATGTTGAAAAAATAAATCTGCCAGGGAAGAAAAAGGTGTATCGACTCATAAAAAATGGCGAGTTTTACGGTGGGGATGTAGTCGCTTTTGCTGATGAGAAGAAAGATGATATCAAAACTATGCACCATATATCCGATTCTACAAAATCAATTCGTCTTGATCAGTTTGAAAAAGAACCCTTGTTGAGTAAAGTTGTAAAAAATGGGGACCGACAAACTGAACCTAAAGATTTGAATGAAATTGCTGAATTTAGCCGTACCCAACTGGACAAACTGCCGTACGAATTTAAACGATTTGAAAATCCTCATATCTACAAAATCGGCCTCTCAAAAGCGCTAAAAGAAAAACGCGACAGACTTGTAGATCATTATAAGGAGAAAGCGGAGACAGTCATTTAA
- a CDS encoding cytochrome c oxidase subunit 3 family protein: protein MAGTSAAAEERLDHLQHHFIDSDQQFDSAKLGMWIFLVTEILFFGGLFCAYIVYRAWYPDLYVQASEELNTLWGAVNTAVLIGSSLTVAMAIRSAQLNQIKGLIYNLYITIALALVFMVIKFFEYSHKFHLGIYPGEYYTYEGIAHEKANIFFSIYYMMTGVHGLHVTIGIGLMIWLVVKAKKGVFHSGYYTPVEITGLYWHLVDIIWIFLFPLLYLID from the coding sequence ATGGCTGGAACTTCTGCAGCAGCTGAAGAACGACTTGATCATCTTCAGCACCATTTTATCGACTCCGATCAACAATTTGATTCCGCTAAACTTGGCATGTGGATCTTCCTGGTAACGGAGATCCTTTTCTTCGGCGGACTTTTCTGTGCCTACATTGTTTACAGAGCCTGGTATCCCGACCTATATGTTCAGGCTTCCGAAGAGTTAAACACACTTTGGGGGGCTGTTAACACCGCAGTTCTGATTGGAAGTTCACTTACTGTTGCCATGGCAATTCGCTCAGCACAGTTGAATCAGATCAAAGGTTTGATTTATAACCTGTATATAACCATTGCACTCGCTTTGGTTTTTATGGTGATTAAATTCTTCGAATACAGTCATAAATTCCATCTCGGCATATATCCAGGCGAATATTATACATATGAAGGGATTGCACACGAAAAAGCCAATATTTTCTTTAGCATCTATTACATGATGACCGGAGTTCACGGCCTTCACGTAACCATTGGAATTGGCCTGATGATCTGGCTGGTTGTTAAAGCCAAAAAAGGAGTTTTTCACAGTGGTTATTATACACCGGTAGAAATTACGGGACTTTACTGGCACCTTGTGGATATCATCTGGATCTTCCTGTTTCCACTCTTATACTTAATTGACTAA
- a CDS encoding helix-turn-helix transcriptional regulator, whose translation MAIIVNLDVVLAKRKMSLTELSEKVDITISNLSILKTGKAKAIRFSTLEAICEALDCQPGDILEYRKEV comes from the coding sequence ATGGCTATTATCGTTAATCTTGACGTAGTGCTTGCAAAAAGAAAAATGTCTCTTACCGAACTTTCTGAGAAAGTAGACATTACGATTTCAAATCTTTCCATTCTCAAAACAGGTAAGGCCAAAGCCATACGATTTTCTACTCTGGAAGCAATTTGCGAGGCTCTCGATTGTCAGCCCGGAGACATTCTTGAATATCGAAAAGAGGTATAA
- a CDS encoding uracil-DNA glycosylase has translation MSDKEKKLYEDILHFLEYEKEVYGPFTVSDSPQTDQEEELELDSNESKVEEKAEEYTTQESTKPKSLEEKLNSCSSLDELRELCKGADELKTDLENTNLVFGVGNKNADLMIIGEAPGQEEDRQGEPFVGKAGQLLNKILKAIKFEREDVYIANILKHRPPGNRNPNPDERLRSLPYLMRQIDLIDPKIILCVGKVSGTTLLKKEDSLRNLRGQFYPFRNAELTVTYHPAALLRNPQWKRPAWEDVQNVRKRYDELGGNP, from the coding sequence ATGAGCGATAAAGAAAAAAAACTTTACGAAGATATTCTTCATTTCCTTGAATATGAGAAGGAAGTTTATGGTCCGTTCACTGTTTCAGATTCCCCTCAAACAGATCAGGAAGAGGAACTGGAATTGGATTCGAACGAATCAAAAGTAGAGGAAAAAGCAGAGGAGTACACTACGCAAGAATCAACCAAGCCAAAGAGCCTGGAAGAAAAACTAAATTCATGCAGTTCGCTGGATGAACTTCGGGAACTTTGTAAAGGAGCTGATGAGCTAAAAACTGATCTTGAAAATACAAATCTTGTCTTCGGTGTTGGGAATAAAAATGCAGATTTAATGATTATTGGTGAGGCGCCGGGCCAGGAAGAGGATCGGCAGGGTGAGCCGTTTGTGGGGAAAGCAGGTCAGTTGTTAAACAAGATTTTAAAGGCGATCAAATTTGAGCGGGAGGATGTTTATATCGCTAATATTTTAAAGCACCGCCCGCCCGGAAACCGAAATCCAAATCCGGATGAACGGCTGCGAAGCCTCCCCTACCTGATGAGACAGATTGACCTGATCGATCCGAAAATTATTCTTTGTGTTGGAAAAGTATCCGGTACCACGCTTCTCAAAAAAGAAGATTCACTTCGAAATTTACGAGGACAATTTTATCCGTTTCGAAATGCTGAACTGACAGTTACCTACCACCCGGCGGCTCTTCTCAGAAATCCACAATGGAAACGACCTGCATGGGAAGACGTTCAAAATGTGAGAAAACGGTATGATGAGTTAGGTGGAAACCCCTGA
- a CDS encoding MBL fold metallo-hydrolase: MPDIKPTVFGNFELYPIEAGRFMLDGGAMFGVVPKTLWSKQIPADEKNRIPMGMRCLLIKSKETEKIYLVDNGSGDKFSDKMSSIYGLDYDHSDLLSSLEKCGVTPIDITDMVFTHLHFDHCGGTTSYNQSGEIEERFPNATYHINKRHWQTATNPNAREKASFFSENIDPIKKSGRLNLVDDHHKFERGFETLPMDGHTTGQQLPVLSDGETTMIYAADLIPTFAHLPLPWVMGYDMKPIQTLKEKESFLNQAVDENWYLFLEHDATHEVITVQKENGKFLLKDTLSLADLS; this comes from the coding sequence ATGCCTGATATCAAACCTACTGTTTTTGGGAATTTTGAACTCTATCCCATTGAAGCCGGACGATTTATGTTAGACGGTGGCGCCATGTTCGGCGTTGTTCCCAAAACACTCTGGAGTAAACAAATTCCGGCCGATGAAAAAAATCGTATTCCAATGGGAATGCGGTGCCTGCTCATCAAATCAAAAGAAACGGAAAAAATTTATCTTGTTGATAACGGCAGCGGGGATAAATTCAGCGATAAAATGTCTTCTATATACGGGCTGGATTACGACCACAGCGATCTTCTCTCATCCCTTGAAAAGTGCGGAGTGACCCCGATTGATATTACCGATATGGTTTTTACACATCTTCATTTCGATCACTGCGGAGGAACCACTTCGTATAACCAGAGCGGTGAAATTGAGGAGAGATTTCCGAATGCAACCTATCATATAAACAAACGGCATTGGCAAACCGCCACAAATCCAAATGCACGAGAAAAAGCAAGTTTCTTTTCAGAGAATATTGATCCTATTAAAAAAAGCGGGCGCCTGAATCTTGTGGATGATCATCACAAATTTGAACGCGGATTTGAAACTCTCCCGATGGACGGCCACACCACGGGTCAGCAACTACCGGTTTTAAGTGATGGCGAAACAACCATGATCTATGCAGCCGACTTGATTCCCACATTCGCTCACCTCCCGCTTCCCTGGGTGATGGGATACGATATGAAACCCATTCAAACGCTGAAGGAGAAAGAGTCGTTTCTGAATCAGGCTGTAGATGAGAATTGGTACCTGTTTTTAGAACATGATGCCACGCATGAAGTAATTACAGTCCAAAAAGAAAACGGGAAATTTTTGTTAAAGGATACTCTATCACTTGCCGATCTCTCATAA
- the ctaD gene encoding cytochrome c oxidase subunit I has translation MATTEETPTRKIQVKRFKPEEYPEKHYLNQEKGLWAWLTTVDHKKIGLMYLMSVAFFFFIGGVLALLLRTELLTPARNFMTADIYNQVFTLHGAIMIFFFLIPSVPAALGNFVLPLQLGAKDVAFPRLNLASFYIYVIGALFTITAIFTGGVDTGWTFYTPYSSTTGGSVAMMTLGVFILGFSSILTGLNFITTIHKLRSPGITWDKLPLNLWALYATSLIQILATPVLAITLLLLTMERVLGIGIFDPALGGDPVLYQHFFWFYSHPAVYIMIVPGFGIVSEVISTFSKKVIFGYWAIALSSLAIAFIGFLVWGHHMFTAGQSSLANMVFSFLTFLVGIPTGIKIFNWLATMYKGSIDVKTPMLYIMIFLFLFSIGGFTGIMLGALSVDIHLHDTYYVVAHFHYVMMGGMVMAFLGGLHYWWPKMFGKMYSEFWGKIVAAIIFVGFNMTFLPQFIMGSQGMPRRYFNYIDQFQPFHQFSTMGAYVMGVGFLIMAAYLLHSLLRGEKAPSNPWNSRALEWQASSPPDLHNFEHTPVIINGPYDYHKPMSEFQLGIATSHNGHGHHAEEHVDVAETEKEKA, from the coding sequence ATGGCTACCACAGAAGAAACACCAACTCGTAAAATTCAGGTTAAACGGTTCAAGCCGGAAGAGTATCCTGAAAAGCATTATTTAAACCAGGAAAAAGGACTCTGGGCATGGCTCACTACGGTTGATCACAAGAAGATCGGCCTGATGTATCTCATGTCCGTTGCTTTCTTTTTCTTTATTGGCGGAGTTCTCGCCCTTCTTTTAAGAACGGAACTTCTTACACCTGCCAGAAATTTCATGACGGCCGATATTTATAACCAGGTATTTACCCTGCACGGTGCAATCATGATTTTCTTTTTCTTGATTCCGTCGGTTCCGGCGGCTTTGGGTAACTTTGTTTTACCTCTTCAATTAGGTGCTAAGGATGTAGCCTTCCCCCGCTTAAATCTCGCCAGTTTTTACATTTACGTGATCGGAGCTCTTTTTACTATTACAGCGATTTTTACAGGCGGTGTTGATACCGGATGGACATTTTACACACCCTACAGTTCAACAACGGGCGGCAGTGTGGCTATGATGACACTCGGAGTCTTTATTCTTGGATTCTCATCCATATTAACCGGCCTTAATTTTATCACAACAATTCACAAATTGCGATCACCCGGTATTACATGGGATAAACTTCCTCTTAATCTTTGGGCATTATATGCAACCAGTTTAATCCAGATTCTTGCAACCCCTGTACTTGCCATTACCCTTCTTCTTCTTACGATGGAGAGAGTTCTTGGAATTGGAATTTTTGATCCGGCACTTGGTGGAGACCCGGTTTTATATCAACACTTCTTCTGGTTTTACTCCCACCCCGCGGTCTATATAATGATTGTACCGGGTTTTGGAATTGTTTCAGAAGTGATCTCCACATTCTCCAAAAAAGTGATTTTTGGATACTGGGCAATTGCGCTTTCATCATTGGCTATTGCCTTTATTGGTTTCCTGGTTTGGGGGCATCACATGTTTACAGCCGGTCAATCTTCCCTGGCCAATATGGTCTTCTCATTCCTTACATTTCTCGTGGGTATACCAACCGGCATTAAAATATTTAACTGGCTGGCAACGATGTACAAGGGGTCAATAGATGTTAAAACCCCTATGCTCTATATTATGATCTTCCTGTTTCTCTTCTCGATTGGTGGTTTTACAGGAATCATGCTCGGTGCACTTTCCGTCGATATTCACCTCCACGATACGTACTATGTTGTCGCTCACTTCCATTATGTAATGATGGGCGGTATGGTGATGGCGTTCCTCGGAGGATTACACTACTGGTGGCCAAAAATGTTTGGAAAAATGTACAGTGAATTCTGGGGTAAAATAGTAGCTGCTATCATTTTTGTCGGATTTAACATGACATTCCTGCCTCAATTTATCATGGGGTCTCAGGGAATGCCGCGGCGGTATTTCAACTACATCGATCAATTCCAACCCTTCCATCAATTCTCCACGATGGGAGCTTATGTAATGGGAGTTGGTTTTTTGATTATGGCTGCTTACTTGTTGCACTCACTTCTCAGGGGAGAAAAAGCGCCATCAAATCCCTGGAATAGTCGGGCATTAGAATGGCAGGCATCATCTCCTCCAGATCTTCATAATTTCGAACATACCCCTGTAATTATTAACGGACCTTACGACTATCACAAACCGATGTCGGAATTTCAACTGGGAATTGCTACATCACACAACGGGCACGGCCACCACGCAGAAGAGCATGTGGACGTTGCTGAAACCGAAAAAGAAAAAGCATAA
- a CDS encoding DUF4175 family protein, producing the protein MHNQNQTEFKAREVVSLLRKYHRKLSTKKRLTQIAVFAASLLGALSILILFESNFYLSAFVKSILFLVFIAGSSIAVYSLSKLMKTVPFKPFIEDFFHTYDRDEVLSAIDMYLDEKQKKSRFYNAAINANLKDVKTANLQSELDDYVSQSRHHKYSQISLLAGGVASVFAVIIALSLPSESVRTLHFWNGYEQPNPFTFTITPADTTIEHGSEAAVSIQYQNGNLPHESVLEFKTDVEENYRQRQMQQMENGLFRSSEIELTNDISYRVIMDDFESEQYRIDVQLQPRFDHLVASVTPPSYTGLPDSEYEYPFSEINLYPGSDVHFQGVTNKPVQFIKMNSVNDTLDLQRADTVDNQFSVSIKPDETDTLTFAMTDEEGLQNRNPFRTILNVQQDQYPVIVIQEPTGTVMKTDPAELEIIFQATDDFGLSRADLTWSYQQAFTEEPQTGSLRLSKPSNGKVTRYQWDLEQFDLKPRDQLTFSIQVWDNDQIEGAKMSESSEVIIQIPSLTEYFDELDEQEKNVQNELEDVSREFENMENQYQEFLDKLRQNPEGGFEEQQMLEEVQERQKQIDETVKNLNEKFRELRNEMEQSNQVSDETQQAYRELQQLMEELDDPALQEAMEELQKAMENLSPEELEQALEDVEFNENLYQERLKRTVELFKRLKMNSDLDKLARQYEDMAQRMQPREDSSIEQLQNEMETVEEDMESVEEQLEQLDSNPPDNAKERLQELKKSSQQQLDSTRQDMKKLREQSESEMQEKQTSPNEQMQQQQQQISETLQKESEKFRSSIQQMSGQQIQVNILALQRSLYTLLELSNMEEYLAQTATDTRSRSQGFVDLARVQQNVNDQFTAVADTLFEISSEIPGIPNQINRKKEDVERKLNRTIDEMVERSQRGSTVASREALGGINDLTSMIASLLDQLMNQQGGGGAGSGMTMQQMTQQLQQMSGNQQQLNQQLQEMINDVQGDRLSREQSERLNQMAKQQNEIRKQLEELQRSGALQQGDKMLSELQRMMEDMEDSINDMRGGVTDPLMIERQQNILSRMLNAEDAIQQRGEEDQREGTSASEFERILPPDMTLEELRQEIRARMQDPNFTRFSEKYQRLIEQYFERLRRLEQESLP; encoded by the coding sequence ATGCACAATCAAAATCAAACAGAATTCAAGGCGCGTGAGGTGGTATCCCTTCTTCGGAAGTATCACCGAAAACTTAGCACCAAAAAACGACTAACCCAGATTGCCGTTTTTGCTGCATCTTTATTGGGTGCTCTGTCGATCCTGATTTTGTTTGAAAGTAATTTTTATCTGTCTGCTTTTGTAAAATCTATTCTGTTTTTGGTTTTCATTGCAGGCTCTTCGATTGCTGTGTACAGTCTGTCAAAATTAATGAAGACGGTACCGTTCAAACCATTTATTGAAGATTTTTTTCATACTTATGACCGAGACGAAGTATTAAGCGCCATTGACATGTATCTCGATGAAAAACAGAAAAAATCGAGATTTTACAATGCGGCTATTAATGCCAATTTGAAAGATGTTAAAACGGCAAACTTGCAATCCGAACTGGACGATTATGTCAGCCAGTCACGGCATCATAAATACTCTCAGATCAGTTTACTCGCTGGTGGAGTCGCGTCCGTTTTTGCAGTGATTATTGCTCTTTCACTGCCATCTGAAAGTGTTCGGACTCTCCATTTCTGGAATGGTTATGAGCAGCCGAATCCCTTTACATTTACTATCACTCCTGCAGATACAACCATCGAACACGGCTCCGAAGCTGCTGTATCAATTCAGTACCAAAACGGAAATTTACCCCATGAATCGGTTCTTGAATTTAAAACAGATGTTGAAGAAAATTATCGTCAGAGACAGATGCAACAAATGGAGAATGGGTTGTTTCGGTCATCCGAAATTGAACTTACAAACGATATTTCCTACCGCGTAATTATGGATGATTTTGAGAGTGAGCAGTACAGAATAGATGTACAGCTTCAACCTCGTTTCGATCATCTTGTCGCTTCAGTGACGCCTCCCTCCTACACCGGATTACCTGATTCTGAATATGAATATCCATTTTCTGAAATCAATCTTTATCCCGGGTCAGATGTACACTTTCAGGGGGTCACAAATAAGCCTGTTCAGTTTATCAAAATGAATTCAGTGAATGATACATTAGATTTACAACGAGCGGATACTGTTGACAACCAATTTTCAGTCTCCATCAAACCGGATGAAACCGATACGTTGACCTTTGCAATGACCGATGAGGAGGGACTTCAAAACAGAAATCCATTTCGAACAATTTTAAACGTACAGCAGGATCAATACCCTGTCATTGTTATCCAGGAACCGACGGGGACTGTAATGAAAACAGATCCTGCCGAGCTGGAAATTATCTTCCAGGCTACGGATGATTTTGGTTTATCGCGGGCAGATCTGACCTGGAGTTATCAGCAGGCGTTTACAGAAGAACCTCAAACAGGATCACTCCGGCTCTCTAAACCATCAAACGGGAAAGTGACCCGGTATCAATGGGATCTGGAACAGTTTGATCTGAAGCCTCGCGATCAACTGACATTTAGCATTCAAGTGTGGGATAACGATCAGATTGAAGGAGCAAAAATGAGTGAATCATCTGAAGTGATTATACAGATACCCTCTCTTACAGAATATTTTGATGAACTGGATGAACAGGAAAAGAATGTTCAAAATGAACTGGAGGATGTTTCCCGTGAGTTTGAGAATATGGAGAACCAGTACCAGGAATTTTTGGACAAGTTGCGGCAAAACCCCGAGGGTGGATTTGAAGAGCAACAGATGCTGGAAGAAGTTCAGGAGAGGCAAAAACAGATTGACGAAACTGTAAAAAATCTGAATGAGAAATTCCGGGAACTGCGAAACGAAATGGAACAAAGCAACCAGGTATCTGATGAAACTCAACAGGCGTACAGGGAGCTTCAACAATTGATGGAAGAATTGGATGACCCCGCCCTGCAGGAAGCAATGGAGGAGTTGCAGAAGGCGATGGAAAATCTCTCTCCTGAAGAGCTGGAGCAAGCCCTGGAGGATGTAGAATTCAATGAAAATTTATATCAGGAGCGACTAAAACGTACAGTTGAGCTGTTTAAACGCCTGAAGATGAACAGTGACCTGGATAAACTGGCCCGGCAGTATGAGGATATGGCCCAACGCATGCAGCCAAGAGAGGATAGTTCCATTGAACAACTTCAAAACGAGATGGAGACTGTTGAAGAGGATATGGAATCGGTCGAAGAACAACTGGAACAACTGGACAGCAATCCGCCTGATAATGCCAAAGAACGGCTGCAAGAGCTGAAGAAAAGCTCACAACAACAACTGGACTCTACAAGGCAGGATATGAAAAAACTGCGGGAACAGAGTGAAAGCGAAATGCAGGAGAAACAAACTTCGCCTAACGAGCAGATGCAACAACAACAGCAGCAGATCAGCGAAACTCTGCAGAAGGAATCTGAGAAATTCCGATCGTCCATTCAGCAAATGAGCGGGCAACAGATACAGGTAAATATTCTTGCCTTGCAGCGATCTCTCTATACACTTCTTGAACTTTCAAATATGGAAGAGTATTTGGCACAAACGGCAACCGATACACGCAGCCGAAGCCAGGGCTTTGTGGATCTCGCCAGAGTTCAGCAAAACGTTAACGATCAGTTTACCGCTGTGGCTGACACTCTTTTTGAAATTTCATCCGAAATCCCGGGGATTCCTAACCAGATTAACCGAAAAAAAGAGGATGTTGAACGCAAGTTAAACCGAACAATAGATGAGATGGTGGAACGGAGTCAACGTGGTTCAACTGTTGCTTCCAGGGAAGCGCTGGGCGGAATTAATGATCTGACCTCGATGATTGCTTCTTTGCTCGATCAGTTGATGAATCAGCAAGGTGGTGGGGGAGCAGGAAGCGGAATGACAATGCAGCAGATGACTCAGCAGCTGCAACAGATGTCGGGCAACCAACAGCAGCTTAATCAACAGCTCCAGGAGATGATTAATGATGTGCAGGGCGACCGGTTGTCAAGAGAGCAGTCGGAGCGATTGAACCAGATGGCAAAACAGCAAAATGAAATCCGGAAACAGCTTGAAGAACTTCAAAGAAGCGGTGCATTACAGCAGGGAGACAAGATGCTTAGTGAATTGCAACGTATGATGGAGGATATGGAAGATTCTATTAACGATATGAGAGGGGGAGTGACGGATCCTCTTATGATAGAGCGGCAGCAAAATATTTTATCCCGGATGCTGAATGCCGAGGATGCGATTCAGCAACGTGGAGAGGAAGATCAGCGCGAAGGCACGAGTGCCTCAGAATTTGAACGTATCCTGCCACCGGACATGACCCTCGAAGAGCTGCGGCAGGAGATTCGGGCGCGAATGCAAGATCCAAATTTCACCCGCTTTTCAGAAAAATACCAGAGGCTTATCGAGCAATATTTTGAACGATTGAGACGACTGGAACAGGAATCGCTACCTTGA
- a CDS encoding DUF2975 domain-containing protein — protein sequence MKTKLQNDWTLAHFISYIAAITAVLLGIQLIIQIYLSSSFGMEFPVKYSVENSNQLGTHLVNGETYRMTLVLDQQQEGRLLILEAENGSDIHSLFLIFLKIIESGMFIYCAFLVWQIFRAVARDQPFSESNYKRLFILGWIFILAELIALGRAFYVEWLTFDAFSSEPFELIRTPDNFYISLFIGIMIIVIGYVFKEGHRIYQEQQLTV from the coding sequence ATGAAAACAAAATTGCAGAATGACTGGACGTTAGCTCACTTCATTTCTTACATAGCTGCAATTACTGCAGTTCTTTTAGGAATTCAACTAATAATTCAGATCTACTTATCCTCTTCATTTGGTATGGAATTCCCAGTTAAATATTCTGTTGAGAACTCTAATCAACTCGGCACTCATTTAGTAAATGGAGAAACTTACAGAATGACGCTGGTACTTGATCAGCAACAAGAAGGTCGATTGCTAATATTGGAAGCAGAGAATGGATCGGATATCCACTCACTTTTTCTAATCTTTTTAAAAATCATAGAGAGCGGTATGTTTATTTATTGCGCCTTTTTGGTTTGGCAAATATTCAGAGCTGTTGCAAGAGATCAACCTTTTTCAGAGAGCAATTATAAGAGACTCTTTATTTTAGGATGGATATTTATTCTGGCTGAACTTATTGCTTTAGGACGGGCATTTTACGTTGAATGGCTTACCTTCGATGCGTTCTCATCAGAACCATTTGAACTGATACGAACGCCGGATAATTTTTATATTTCTCTATTTATAGGAATTATGATTATTGTAATCGGTTACGTCTTTAAGGAAGGTCATCGCATTTATCAGGAACAACAATTAACGGTATAG
- a CDS encoding cytochrome C oxidase subunit IV family protein — protein MSGHDHHISSAKFLWGIGIALFILTVITVAVTYIHFPAPWNIVVAISIAVVKATLVAAFFMNLYWDSKFNGMLLIMSIIFFMLLIGITLLDTMYRTDPIPSF, from the coding sequence ATGTCCGGACACGACCATCACATATCATCAGCCAAATTTTTATGGGGAATCGGTATTGCCCTCTTTATCCTGACAGTTATAACCGTTGCCGTAACCTACATTCATTTCCCAGCACCATGGAATATTGTAGTAGCAATATCAATTGCTGTTGTGAAAGCAACTCTGGTAGCTGCCTTTTTTATGAATCTTTACTGGGATAGCAAATTCAACGGGATGCTGCTGATCATGTCGATCATATTCTTTATGTTATTGATTGGCATTACACTCCTGGATACGATGTACAGAACAGATCCGATTCCATCATTCTAA
- a CDS encoding phosphoribosyltransferase, whose product MEHEKKDFQAKIVTFTEVYDLSQKISRQITDSSISFDVVVGIARGGVTPARLFCDFLNVDTLTSLQIRHYTSGAQQLEDVKITDPVGVNIRDKNVLLVDDVNDSGKTLSAATDQIKSLEPALLKSAVIHEKENTQIKADFVGEYLKEWKWLIYQWAVTEDILEFLNKDDMLDVPEEKALNHLRKKYKLTIDPDLYQHILEMKNNYL is encoded by the coding sequence ATGGAACATGAAAAGAAAGATTTTCAAGCAAAAATTGTCACATTCACCGAGGTTTATGATCTAAGCCAAAAGATCTCCCGTCAAATCACCGACAGCTCAATCTCATTTGATGTTGTTGTGGGAATTGCCCGGGGCGGAGTAACTCCTGCACGACTTTTTTGTGATTTTTTAAATGTCGACACCCTCACTTCTCTTCAAATTCGCCATTACACCAGTGGCGCTCAGCAACTTGAGGACGTTAAAATAACAGATCCGGTCGGTGTAAATATCCGGGATAAGAATGTGCTACTGGTTGACGATGTAAACGATTCCGGTAAAACACTTTCAGCTGCTACGGATCAAATCAAATCACTTGAACCTGCCCTTTTAAAAAGTGCTGTTATACACGAGAAAGAGAACACACAAATAAAAGCTGATTTTGTTGGAGAGTACCTAAAGGAATGGAAATGGCTGATCTATCAATGGGCTGTGACGGAAGATATCCTTGAATTTTTGAATAAAGACGATATGCTGGATGTCCCTGAAGAAAAAGCACTAAATCACCTTAGGAAAAAATATAAGCTTACCATTGATCCGGATCTGTACCAACATATTCTGGAAATGAAGAATAACTATTTATAA